The Camelina sativa cultivar DH55 chromosome 18, Cs, whole genome shotgun sequence DNA window ggtatttttgtgtgtgttgttgtttcataTGAGAACGCTTGGTTTCTAATGGTATTCTATTATTTTTCTCTCAGGTTGGTGAATACTCAACAGCTTCCGGCTGGGATATTATGGAATTACTCCTAAACAGCTTGTCATAATGTTGTGTCAAAGGATGGATCACAACAAGCAGTGGAGGGGTAAGTTTGTACTTATGATACGTGCTTATTATATATGtctgcttattttttttttatctctagcTAACTTTggtatgcatgttttttttgttgcatcagCCTCAAGGATTGTCAAATTTCCTCAGGAGGAATACCTAAAGAAAGGTACCACTGGACATGATAATGACTTGCTACAGCGCAAGACCATTTTTGATTCTGGTATGAAGATGCACATTTGTTATAGTTCCTGTGTTGCTTAGGTTTTCCATGCTTACTCTCATTAGgcgtgttgtttttttttttcattacagaGGTTTCGGATGCTTGGCATGATCTCACTTAGATGGTTGCTCCAGTAGCGTCTTCAGCACTTGGGATTAAAAAGCATAGGTCTGTAATGATATCAGTTTGAATAGAATCTGGCTCTTCCCACTTTCGCAAGTGTAACGTCAACAGCAATTTAACCTTGGTCTTACATAAACTTGCCTATTCGGAAACTAATATCCACAGGGGATCAAAGAATGTTGGTATGATGGAGGAAGCATCGCATTTCCAATGATTCTTGTCACAGGTAATGTTAACTTGTTTCACTTATTATGTGAAATATTGATAATGACTCTTAGTGTTGTTATgatgctttcttctcctctacAGCTGTCAGTGACTACAAACAGCCTCTCCATTATCAAAACTTGAGAgatgaaaagagaaacatacatCTAGAAGTATAGATTTGCACCAATATAATTTTTCCTCCCTCAataatctttttcttgttccCTCCTTAGTTACACTACACCTGTGTTGATTGCTGCAGGTGACAAGAGGTGGAAGGCGAGTGGATATTTCAATCTATGACATTGTGGTGGGTGATGTCATACCTGTCAACATTGGAAATCAGGTAGGTGGTCTGTtctatcattttcattttgtttttgtccatACTACCATGTGTCTAATCGAAATTAAAATCTATGTTTAGGTTCTTGCGGTTGGAGTGCTAACATCCGGCCACTCTCTTGCCCTTGATGAGTCTAGCATGACTGGAGAGAGCAAAACCGTGAGTGTTTATCTTGTTTCCTAAAAATTGTTGACTTTCTCGTCTCGCTAAATGGTGATTCAAGAGGTGGTGCTGCTGCTTTGAGTGTCAAGgaggtttgtgttcttcttctttgatcaatTATGTCATAAAAAGATACTTAATTAACGTTTTATGTTGATCGTTTACTCTTAATTGTGTGTCAATAGGTATTGGGGAAACCGATTAACTGGCGGGATGTGGAGAGTGAATGAGGATCTTGAACCCTTTTATCCTGATCGAATGACTGGACGAATTCTAGGAATGGCAACAGAAGTTGTAAGTTCCGAATGGGGAGATGTGCTTTTGTAGAGAAGGCAACAGAAGCTGTAAGTTCTCTCAACCATTAAGTTTTCGTCATGCTTGTGTGTTTACATACTCAGGTAGTTAGGTTCTGAAACATTTTGACATACAAAAGGAAAGCATAAGTCTATGCACTTTAACTTATATTTTGTGGCATTTATActttgttctctttttcttctgccGTATGCTGCAACCATCGGTAGTCTATTCTATGATCATATGCAGCTGATGAAGCCACGGTTGGAGTCCATCCGGGAGGAAATGCAAAACAAGGTATGTTAACGTTTTCATTACAGTCATACTGATACATTATGGGTTTCCTCCTCATTTTGCTCTTTTGCACTGGATTTCCTTATTTGCGTTCAGGGCATGGACTCTGTTACGATGGCAGAAGGtcaaaaagagatgaagaattTGTTTAAAGAGTAAGCTGCTGCTTGTAAATTTAAACATCTCTTTGGAGTGTAAACTTCTTTTGGTCTGATAATCGTAACAGAGTCCATGCCCCTGTTTATGACtagttattaaaatttggaGTTTTATGTTAAAATTACACCTCGTTGATCATAGTTGGGAAGCAAGAGCGCTACTATACTATGTCATATTATAGCTTGTATGCTCTGCTGGCTATTGAGTTGGTGTAGTCTCCTGacattttgagttattttaGTTGATATGTCCAAATAACCATACAgtgtttgtttataatttgcAGATATGGTGTCACTCTATTCACTCCAATGAAAGGGATGCTCATTCAGAGACCTTTGTTCATCTGCTTTTTTTCTTGCTGTAAGACCTTTTAATCTCTAAGATGCTTGTTGGGCTATGTTGTTTATTATTAGGCTTTTTGTCTCCAGTGAGTTAAAAAATAACTCCCCAGATTCGAATTATGGCAGAGAAGGTACCTTCATTCCAAACAGGAGGGGCATTGTGGTTTACCAATCTAAGTACTCCCGACAGGCGCGACAGCTTATACATTCGCAGAAGCAGACACTGCCACCTTCACCAGTAAACCCGAGGGCAACATCGTTGAGTCCTGTTAGTAAGAGGCTGAAGGCTCTGGAGAGCCAAGTGaagggaaggaagaagaacaacagcAAGAAGAGGTGATCCAGAATGGTGCATATACTATTTTTGCTAGACGGCCAGGAAAAATTAATATAGCTTTGGAGTCAAAAAGTGAACTCGTTTCTAAAACATACACAGATTTTGCTCATTATTGATGGAAACTACTCTGAGAGGTAAAAAAAAGCTGGAGGTGCCAGCTAGTGAAATCATATGTTTTCCTTCACTCTCATTGTCACGCTGCTGCTTGGATTGAACATCTCCTATAACATGAACTTCCCACACTATATAAGTGGGgttatattttttctcttgACATTAGCTCTTTTTGTCTTCCAATTAATGTGTTTGTGTCATGCTGGTGTCTTTAGAATGAACGAACcatattataattgtgataGCCTGATAGCCTATATGTATTGTGAATGANATGATGCTGATATACAAAGAGCCTCGtcgataaaagaaaaaagtattggGCCAAACTAAAGGCCCATTATATATTAGCAGGCCTGTTTCTCATAGACTTTGTTACTTTCACCGTCTCcagtttagggtttgagagacGACCACGTTTCCTCCGTCACGAAACCGCCAGTGACGCTATCGTCTTCACctttcgcttcttcttcttctccacgaAGCAATCGAGGAGAATCAATCCACTCAACCAGAGAAAAATCGTAAAGAAGGCGAGCCGAGGTTTAGAATCTATGGCGTCTAAGGTTATTTCTTCCACAATCCGCCGAACTCTATCCAAGCCACACGGCGTTGTTTTCCGGCGTCACCACCTATCGACCGCCGCAGCTGCTGCTACCGATTACGAGGATGAATCGATTATGATGAAAGGAGTTCGAATTTCAGGTAGGCCTCTTTATCTAGATATGCAAGCGACGACTCCGATTGATCCTAGGGTCTTCGATGCGATGAATGATTCTGGTATCAATGAGTACGGGAATCCTCACTCGCGTACGCATCTCTACGGTTGGGAAGCTGAGAACGCCGTCGAAGTCGCACGAATCCAGGTCGCGAAACTGATCGGAGCTTCACCCAAGGAGATCATTTTCATGTCCGGCGCAACGGAGGCGAACAACACCGCCGTTAAAGGAGTGATGCACTTTTACAAGGACACGAAGAAGCACGTTATAACTACTCAGACTGAGCACAAGTGTGTCCTTGATTCTTGTAGGCATTTGCAGCAAGAAGGTTTTGAGGTAACTTACTTACCTGTGAAAACTGATGGATTAGTCGATTTAGAGATGTTGAGAGAAGCTATTAGGCCAGACACAGGGCTAGTTTCTATTATGGCTGTGAACAATGAGATTGGTGTGGTTCAGCCTATGGAGGAGATTGGTCAAATTTGCAAAGAGCACAATGTTCCGTTTCATACTGATGCTGCTCAAGCTATTGGCAAGATACCTGTTGATGTTAAGAAGTGGAATATTGGATTGATGTCAATGAGTGCTCACAAGATCTATGGACCAAAAGGTGTTGGTGCTTTGTTTGTGAGAAGGAGGCCGAGAATCAGGCTTGAGCCACTGATGAATGGTGGAGGTCAGGAGAGGGGTTTGCGTAGTGGCACTGCGGCTACGCAGCAAATCCTTGGGTTTGGAGCTGCTTGTGATTTGGC harbors:
- the LOC104762757 gene encoding mitochondrial inner membrane protein OXA1-like produces the protein MHFNLYFVAFILCSLFLLPYAATIGSLFYDHMQLMKPRLESIREEMQNKGMDSVTMAEGQKEMKNLFKEYGVTLFTPMKGMLIQRPLFICFFSCCTFIPNRRGIVVYQSKYSRQARQLIHSQKQTLPPSPVNPRATSLSPVSKRLKALESQVKGRKKNNSKKR
- the LOC104762758 gene encoding cysteine desulfurase, mitochondrial-like; its protein translation is MASKVISSTIRRTLSKPHGVVFRRHHLSTAAAAATDYEDESIMMKGVRISGRPLYLDMQATTPIDPRVFDAMNDSGINEYGNPHSRTHLYGWEAENAVEVARIQVAKLIGASPKEIIFMSGATEANNTAVKGVMHFYKDTKKHVITTQTEHKCVLDSCRHLQQEGFEVTYLPVKTDGLVDLEMLREAIRPDTGLVSIMAVNNEIGVVQPMEEIGQICKEHNVPFHTDAAQAIGKIPVDVKKWNIGLMSMSAHKIYGPKGVGALFVRRRPRIRLEPLMNGGGQERGLRSGTAATQQILGFGAACDLAMKEMEYDEKWIKGLQERLLNGIREKLDGVVVNGSMESRYSGNLNLSFAYVEGESLLMGLKEVAVSSGSACTSASLEPSYVLRALGVDEDMAHTSIRFGIGRFTTKEEIDKAVELTVKQVVKLREMSPLYEMVKEGIDIKNIQWSQH